A region of Allocoleopsis franciscana PCC 7113 DNA encodes the following proteins:
- a CDS encoding response regulator transcription factor codes for MKVLLVEDDELLAGVIAEFLTDHLHVVEVVTDGESAWNQISALEYDLILLDVMLPKLDGISLCQRLRSHGYSVPILMVTARDTSTDKVLGLDAGADDYMVKPLDFPELLARIRALLRRGSAVSSPILEWGDLHLDPATYEVSYHDNTLRLTPKEYKLLELLLRNGRRILSRNIIIERLWSFEKPPEEGTVKTHIKSLRKKLKVVGAPTNLIETVHGIGYRLKALT; via the coding sequence ATGAAAGTTCTTCTCGTAGAAGATGATGAACTCCTAGCAGGAGTTATCGCAGAATTCCTCACAGACCACCTGCATGTAGTTGAGGTTGTTACGGATGGAGAGTCGGCTTGGAATCAAATCAGCGCTCTTGAGTATGATTTAATTTTGCTCGATGTCATGCTGCCCAAGCTGGATGGTATTAGCCTCTGTCAGCGATTGCGTTCCCATGGCTATTCTGTACCCATTTTGATGGTCACAGCTCGCGATACAAGTACCGACAAAGTCCTGGGTTTAGACGCTGGAGCTGATGACTACATGGTCAAACCCCTTGATTTTCCAGAGTTACTGGCGCGAATTCGGGCGCTGCTGCGGCGGGGGAGTGCTGTCTCATCTCCCATTCTGGAGTGGGGAGACTTGCATCTTGACCCTGCCACCTACGAAGTCAGCTACCATGACAACACCCTGCGCTTAACCCCCAAAGAATATAAACTTTTGGAACTGCTGCTACGCAATGGGCGACGAATTTTGAGCCGCAATATAATCATTGAACGGCTTTGGTCTTTTGAGAAACCGCCAGAAGAGGGTACCGTCAAAACTCACATTAAGAGTTTGCGAAAAAAACTCAAAGTGGTTGGCGCTCCCACTAATTTGATTGAAACGGTTCATGGTATCGGTTATCGCCTCAAAGCACTGACCTAA
- a CDS encoding response regulator transcription factor yields the protein MKNYSQDLKISTILVIDDNLLFLETLLELLETHGFQVIGSQSGLLGLQLAEEKMPDMIICDIRMPELNGYQVLIKLRQNSLTAKIPLIFITAKPIDQPQKVVQEMGANGYLIKPFSTTQLILTIKAQLETQ from the coding sequence GTGAAAAATTACAGTCAAGATCTAAAAATCTCAACAATTCTGGTCATTGATGATAATTTGTTATTTCTAGAAACTCTTTTAGAGCTGCTGGAAACACACGGGTTTCAAGTGATTGGAAGTCAAAGCGGTTTATTAGGCTTGCAATTGGCAGAGGAAAAGATGCCTGACATGATCATTTGTGACATCAGGATGCCTGAACTGAATGGTTATCAAGTGTTGATAAAACTGCGTCAAAATTCACTGACAGCCAAGATTCCGTTAATTTTTATCACCGCTAAACCCATTGATCAGCCCCAGAAAGTTGTTCAGGAGATGGGGGCAAATGGTTACCTGATTAAGCCGTTTTCAACAACCCAATTAATCCTGACGATTAAGGCTCAACTCGAAACCCAATAG
- a CDS encoding protein adenylyltransferase SelO, translated as MFLSLNYEPALESLGYDYFDEVAAANFPRHILRFRNDQVLPILGLNPEEVTDADFIQAFGKFQGVRPFLALRYHGYQFGEYNPRLGDGRGFLYGQVRGVDGELYDFGTKGSGTTPYSRSADGRLTLKGGVREVLAAEALYHLGVRTSRCLSLIETGESLWRGDEPSPTRSSVMVRFTRSHIRFGTFERLHYFKRPDLIKKLLDHVIEQYYPQITPPASLSKGGEPGKVFKVGETEVGQDECNRYIQFYTELVERVAQLVAQWMAAGFCHAVLNTDNMSITGESFDYGPYAFIPTYDPAFTAAYFDYYGRYCYGYQPEICRWNLEMLQRPLAAVIPQADMEDALATFGEHYYRNYRQLMINKLGFEQLPESQAEELLGLTIQFLQDSQMGYHAFFAELAQQFNSSWRDNLGQILTGESFLPFTQSVSSLGKWRELYHHILQDLSTDELEHVAQQLRNKNPKTALLRPVIEEIWHAITENDNWQPFYELLNRIQNKE; from the coding sequence ATGTTTCTTTCCCTCAACTACGAACCCGCTTTAGAATCTTTGGGATATGACTACTTTGATGAAGTAGCAGCGGCAAATTTTCCTCGCCATATCCTGCGGTTTCGCAACGACCAAGTCTTACCAATACTGGGACTTAATCCTGAAGAAGTTACAGACGCTGATTTTATCCAAGCCTTTGGCAAATTTCAGGGAGTGCGACCCTTTTTGGCTTTGCGCTATCACGGCTATCAATTCGGCGAATATAACCCCAGGCTAGGGGATGGCAGAGGTTTTCTCTATGGGCAAGTCCGGGGTGTCGATGGCGAACTTTATGATTTTGGGACGAAAGGTTCTGGAACAACCCCCTATTCTAGAAGTGCGGATGGGAGACTCACGCTTAAAGGGGGTGTCAGGGAAGTCCTAGCGGCGGAGGCTTTGTACCATCTCGGCGTCCGCACGTCTCGTTGTTTGAGTTTGATTGAAACGGGGGAAAGTTTGTGGCGGGGTGATGAACCGTCTCCCACCCGTTCTTCTGTGATGGTGCGTTTTACCCGTTCTCACATCCGGTTTGGCACGTTTGAACGGTTGCACTACTTTAAACGTCCAGATTTAATTAAAAAGCTGTTAGACCACGTTATTGAGCAGTATTATCCCCAAATTACCCCTCCTGCTTCCCTTTCTAAGGGGGGAGAACCAGGAAAAGTTTTTAAGGTCGGGGAAACAGAAGTAGGTCAAGATGAGTGCAATCGCTACATCCAGTTTTATACGGAGTTAGTGGAACGAGTCGCTCAACTGGTGGCGCAGTGGATGGCAGCAGGCTTTTGTCACGCTGTCTTAAATACTGACAATATGTCGATTACGGGTGAAAGTTTTGATTATGGGCCTTATGCCTTTATCCCGACCTATGACCCGGCATTTACCGCTGCTTATTTTGACTATTATGGTCGCTACTGTTACGGCTATCAACCGGAAATTTGTCGCTGGAATTTAGAAATGCTTCAGCGACCTTTAGCGGCTGTAATTCCCCAGGCAGATATGGAGGACGCATTAGCAACATTTGGTGAGCATTACTACCGGAATTATCGGCAGTTAATGATTAATAAGCTAGGGTTTGAACAGCTACCGGAATCACAAGCCGAAGAGTTATTGGGATTAACGATTCAATTCCTTCAAGATAGTCAGATGGGATACCATGCTTTCTTCGCTGAATTAGCTCAGCAGTTTAACTCTAGTTGGAGGGATAATTTAGGTCAAATTCTCACTGGGGAGTCCTTTTTACCCTTCACCCAGTCGGTGTCATCTTTAGGGAAATGGAGAGAATTATATCACCACATTTTGCAAGATTTGTCAACGGATGAGTTGGAACATGTGGCTCAACAATTGAGGAATAAAAATCCGAAGACAGCTTTGCTGCGACCTGTGATTGAGGAAATTTGGCACGCTATTACCGAAAACGATAATTGGCAGCCTTTTTACGAATTGTTGAATCGGATACAGAATAAAGAATAA
- a CDS encoding chlororespiratory reduction protein 7 encodes MRDSIMFQEDAYVVLETNQPEQILTPEELLEKLKAVLSQRQDDLPRDVQKFTALQEQAQYLMETSCELDVGPEGYLQWYVVRLEK; translated from the coding sequence ATGCGAGATTCGATTATGTTCCAGGAGGACGCCTATGTTGTTCTGGAAACCAACCAACCTGAACAAATCCTCACCCCTGAAGAGTTACTCGAAAAACTCAAGGCAGTTTTGAGCCAACGGCAGGATGATTTGCCGCGTGATGTGCAGAAGTTTACCGCCCTACAGGAGCAAGCCCAGTATCTGATGGAAACGTCCTGTGAGTTGGATGTGGGTCCGGAAGGGTACTTACAGTGGTACGTCGTGCGTCTGGAAAAGTAA
- a CDS encoding DUF2854 domain-containing protein, whose protein sequence is MLRQTSLGTLGLSIGGILTLMGFVAYATGNATLNLVGFFYGIPILLGGLALTASELKPVPLSQPTPPSVLKLREIQATSTQNQIRKDVMRYRYGQTAHLDSSLESLKLSPTDEERPLLVGLRETEVDGAYTLILEFESPLIPFETWQEKREKIEKFFGPDIRVDLSQAEDNRVDVALIATPQPVTS, encoded by the coding sequence ATGTTACGTCAAACTTCCTTGGGAACGTTAGGTTTGTCGATTGGTGGCATTCTCACCCTGATGGGTTTTGTTGCCTATGCGACTGGCAATGCCACATTGAATCTGGTTGGATTCTTTTATGGGATTCCCATTTTACTGGGGGGGCTTGCCCTCACAGCCTCTGAATTAAAGCCTGTACCTTTGAGCCAACCCACACCGCCGTCCGTGCTCAAACTCCGAGAAATCCAAGCCACCTCCACCCAAAATCAAATTCGTAAAGACGTAATGCGATATCGTTACGGTCAAACAGCCCATCTAGATAGCTCTCTCGAAAGCCTGAAATTATCGCCCACCGATGAGGAAAGACCGTTGCTGGTGGGGTTACGAGAAACAGAAGTGGATGGGGCTTACACACTCATTTTAGAATTTGAGTCGCCCCTGATTCCCTTCGAGACGTGGCAAGAAAAGCGGGAGAAGATTGAAAAATTCTTCGGGCCGGATATCCGAGTTGATTTATCACAAGCTGAAGACAACCGTGTGGATGTGGCGCTGATTGCAACACCGCAACCCGTCACCAGCTAA
- a CDS encoding response regulator, producing the protein MLSCQNPLLRVLVVDDHELTRVSLKLALSAQSQIDIVGLASNGKEAIEMVERYRPDVIILDLQMPVMDGLSASTHIKSIEPTTQIIAYSSVEDPQLEVMSQTAPIDVFCKKDTATKDLINLVKEMGDRKTNPLDGRANTSGND; encoded by the coding sequence ATGTTGTCCTGCCAGAATCCCCTATTACGTGTACTTGTGGTTGATGACCATGAATTAACGCGTGTCAGCCTGAAGTTAGCGCTTTCGGCACAAAGCCAGATCGATATCGTTGGCCTAGCTAGCAACGGCAAAGAAGCCATTGAAATGGTTGAGCGCTACCGCCCCGATGTGATTATCCTTGACCTACAAATGCCTGTCATGGATGGTCTTAGCGCTTCAACGCATATCAAAAGTATCGAACCGACGACTCAAATCATCGCCTACTCCTCAGTAGAAGACCCCCAGTTAGAGGTCATGAGCCAAACCGCGCCGATTGATGTTTTTTGTAAAAAAGACACCGCAACCAAAGACCTGATCAACTTAGTCAAGGAAATGGGTGACCGCAAAACCAACCCATTAGACGGCAGAGCGAATACAAGCGGCAACGATTAA
- a CDS encoding S8 family peptidase produces MQPEKISAGLLVALEDYQAEGAEALIPLKRSLGIISSQENLKPTRTVVFIYCDEDANLEHLSEYDIYVNQSTGRVRTAILPLDSLDPLSEEPAVHRIKPSRYLQLRMDVAPGKVNLPQFKSQTGLTGKGVIVGIVDSGIDPTHPAFQGRILRIWDQELPGSGVAEGGYGIELTEGQLTTSRDIVGHGTHVAGIAAGVDATYPGVAPGAEYVIVKSDLQDAHIADGIRYIFRVAGELGRPAVVNLSLGGHADAHDGSDSLSQIIDAESGPGRIVCCAAGNEGNDNIHGQAIARPRTTQTMRFNVPNRGVGVAWLNGWYPGNSTLEVSVRTPGGYVTPFQPVITGDNPARNYTLPDAGVLIATPGPDPVNGDHNFFVQIRGVSNLAVKGGVWQLRLRNTSTTDAQVDVWTLDGQPIPQVIFTGNSAQDSMKIGSPGASKRAITVASYTTKVEYIDIDNIPRQVGLNLDDISDFSSEGPLRNGEQKPDLAAPGAMITSALSVDSRPSRGSMVNTNYVVNAGTSMACPFLAGIVALLLEQDPSLEPEVVKELLQENSQIPGQPAGTFDIKWGFGLINALNL; encoded by the coding sequence ATGCAACCTGAAAAAATTTCTGCTGGATTACTTGTTGCCCTAGAAGACTACCAAGCAGAAGGTGCAGAAGCTTTAATTCCACTCAAGCGATCGCTGGGTATCATCTCCTCCCAAGAGAATCTGAAGCCAACCCGTACCGTTGTTTTTATCTACTGTGACGAGGATGCTAATCTTGAACACCTATCAGAATATGACATTTATGTCAACCAATCCACAGGTCGTGTGCGGACGGCAATCTTACCACTGGACAGTTTAGACCCCTTATCTGAAGAACCCGCCGTTCATCGCATCAAGCCATCACGCTACTTACAACTGCGGATGGATGTTGCCCCTGGTAAAGTGAATCTGCCCCAGTTTAAAAGCCAAACGGGGCTAACGGGCAAGGGCGTAATTGTTGGTATTGTGGACAGTGGCATTGACCCCACTCATCCCGCCTTCCAAGGACGGATTTTACGCATTTGGGACCAAGAACTACCGGGTTCGGGGGTGGCAGAGGGCGGCTATGGAATTGAATTGACCGAAGGACAACTGACCACATCCCGCGATATTGTAGGTCATGGAACCCACGTTGCGGGAATTGCTGCCGGTGTTGATGCCACTTATCCAGGGGTAGCACCTGGGGCAGAATATGTGATTGTTAAAAGCGACCTTCAGGATGCCCACATTGCCGATGGCATCCGCTACATTTTCCGGGTAGCTGGTGAATTGGGACGCCCAGCGGTTGTGAATCTTAGCCTCGGTGGACATGCCGATGCCCACGACGGTAGCGACTCGCTTTCCCAAATCATTGACGCCGAATCGGGGCCAGGACGAATTGTCTGCTGTGCGGCTGGTAATGAGGGCAATGATAACATTCATGGTCAAGCGATCGCACGACCAAGAACGACGCAAACTATGCGCTTTAACGTCCCTAACCGGGGTGTTGGAGTCGCCTGGTTAAACGGCTGGTATCCCGGTAACAGTACGTTGGAAGTTTCAGTGCGGACTCCCGGCGGATACGTGACACCGTTTCAACCCGTTATCACTGGCGACAATCCGGCACGAAATTACACCCTGCCTGATGCAGGGGTTCTAATTGCTACACCAGGCCCTGATCCAGTCAACGGCGACCATAATTTCTTCGTTCAGATTCGTGGTGTCAGCAATCTGGCTGTCAAAGGAGGAGTTTGGCAGTTGCGGTTACGTAATACTTCAACAACAGATGCACAGGTGGACGTGTGGACACTGGATGGACAACCCATTCCTCAAGTGATTTTTACGGGCAATAGCGCACAGGATTCGATGAAGATTGGTTCTCCAGGAGCCTCGAAGCGTGCCATCACAGTTGCTTCTTACACTACGAAAGTGGAATACATCGATATTGACAATATACCGCGACAAGTTGGATTGAATTTGGACGACATTTCTGACTTTAGTAGTGAAGGCCCGCTGCGTAATGGGGAGCAGAAGCCAGATTTAGCCGCACCTGGAGCAATGATTACTTCTGCGCTTTCGGTTGATTCAAGACCCTCGCGAGGGTCAATGGTGAATACTAATTATGTGGTGAATGCTGGTACGAGTATGGCGTGCCCATTCCTTGCGGGTATTGTTGCCCTACTGTTAGAGCAAGATCCGAGTCTTGAACCAGAGGTTGTGAAGGAACTGTTGCAAGAAAATAGTCAAATTCCAGGACAGCCAGCAGGGACTTTTGACATTAAATGGGGCTTTGGACTGATTAATGCTCTAAATTTATAG
- a CDS encoding glycoside hydrolase family 13 protein has product MQIQTPDWVKHAVFYQIFPDRFARSQQPRKWLLKNASWEDWNDMPTLQGYKGGDLWGVMEQLDYLQDLAINAIYFTPIFQSASNHRYHTHDYYQVDPMLGGNPAFKELLDACHQREIKVVLDGVFNHSSRGFFFFHDVLENGPHSPWVNWFKIHDWPVSAYNGEFPANYEGWDGNRALPVFNHDNPEVREYIMEIAEYWIKFGIDGWRLDVPFEIKTPGFWQEFRDRVKAINPEAYIVGEVWGDSREWLDGTQFDGVMNYLFTAPTIAFTAGDRVDIEQVQDRSYHPYPPLFAKEYGEKIQELLQLYPWEIQLTQLNLLASHDTARLISIAGGDKPSVELATLLLLTFPGAPSIYYGDEVGLPGRLDPDSRRGFPMETHWEREVLDYHKKLIALRQSHPALRTGTYQVLYAEGTVYVFARILGAEELIVAVNTGTEPASASLPVDGLQSQPNKMLYGNAEVSWTSEGESPQLALNLTPRSGCILASAS; this is encoded by the coding sequence ATGCAGATTCAAACGCCAGATTGGGTTAAACATGCAGTTTTCTACCAAATTTTTCCAGATCGCTTTGCCAGAAGCCAGCAACCTCGCAAGTGGCTTTTAAAAAATGCCTCTTGGGAAGACTGGAACGATATGCCGACGCTCCAAGGCTACAAGGGGGGAGATTTATGGGGTGTGATGGAGCAACTGGACTACTTGCAGGATTTAGCCATTAACGCGATTTACTTCACCCCCATTTTTCAATCCGCGAGCAATCACCGCTATCACACCCACGATTATTATCAGGTCGATCCCATGTTGGGGGGAAATCCTGCGTTTAAAGAATTGCTAGATGCCTGCCACCAACGCGAGATTAAGGTGGTTTTGGATGGGGTATTTAACCACTCTAGTCGTGGCTTTTTCTTTTTCCACGATGTTTTGGAAAATGGGCCTCATTCGCCTTGGGTGAATTGGTTCAAAATTCACGATTGGCCAGTATCTGCGTATAACGGTGAATTCCCGGCTAACTATGAAGGTTGGGATGGAAATCGAGCCTTGCCAGTATTCAACCATGACAACCCAGAAGTGCGGGAATACATCATGGAAATTGCCGAATATTGGATTAAGTTCGGCATCGATGGATGGCGCTTGGATGTGCCATTTGAGATTAAAACGCCAGGGTTTTGGCAAGAATTTCGCGATCGCGTTAAAGCCATCAATCCTGAAGCCTATATTGTTGGGGAAGTCTGGGGAGATTCACGGGAATGGCTGGATGGTACCCAATTTGATGGGGTGATGAACTACCTGTTTACAGCACCCACCATTGCTTTTACCGCAGGCGATCGCGTGGACATTGAGCAAGTACAAGACCGTTCTTATCATCCCTACCCCCCGCTATTTGCCAAGGAATATGGTGAGAAAATCCAAGAATTGCTGCAACTATACCCCTGGGAGATTCAGCTAACCCAACTCAATTTGCTGGCTAGCCATGATACAGCGCGGCTGATTTCAATTGCTGGAGGTGATAAACCCAGTGTAGAGTTAGCCACCCTACTGCTGTTGACGTTTCCCGGTGCACCGAGTATCTACTATGGTGATGAGGTAGGCTTACCCGGTCGTCTCGATCCAGACTCTCGTCGTGGCTTTCCGATGGAAACCCATTGGGAGCGTGAGGTTTTAGATTACCATAAAAAACTGATTGCTCTGCGTCAATCCCACCCTGCTTTGCGTACAGGTACCTACCAGGTACTCTATGCTGAGGGAACGGTTTATGTCTTCGCTCGGATTTTGGGAGCAGAAGAACTGATCGTTGCTGTTAATACCGGAACTGAACCGGCTAGTGCCAGTCTTCCAGTCGATGGTTTACAGTCCCAACCGAATAAGATGCTCTACGGTAATGCTGAGGTATCTTGGACGAGTGAAGGCGAATCACCACAGTTAGCACTGAATCTTACCCCTCGCAGTGGCTGTATCTTGGCGTCAGCTAGCTGA
- a CDS encoding fasciclin domain-containing protein, with product MADIVETAANAGTFNTLVKAVKAADLVELLKGDGPFTVFAPVDAAFERMPEGTLEQLLQDIPTLKKILAYHVVPGDVRSDNLVEIDEAPTVEGSVLVIDSCNGYKVNQAIVLQPDILTDNGVIHAIDSILMPAMMEF from the coding sequence ATGGCTGACATCGTCGAGACTGCCGCCAACGCCGGTACGTTCAACACGCTAGTCAAGGCGGTTAAGGCTGCCGATTTGGTAGAACTCCTGAAGGGGGATGGTCCCTTCACTGTCTTTGCACCTGTTGATGCGGCGTTTGAGCGAATGCCAGAGGGAACATTAGAGCAATTATTACAGGATATCCCGACGCTCAAAAAAATTCTCGCTTATCACGTTGTCCCTGGGGATGTGAGGAGTGATAACCTCGTCGAGATCGATGAAGCCCCAACGGTTGAGGGTTCAGTCCTTGTGATTGATAGCTGCAACGGCTATAAGGTCAATCAGGCGATTGTATTGCAACCTGATATTCTCACCGACAATGGTGTGATTCACGCGATTGATTCAATCCTGATGCCAGCCATGATGGAGTTCTAA
- a CDS encoding ABC transporter ATP-binding protein, producing MDSTADLPAPQIVVDKIPVVQTSELRKVYRTGFWFNQKIESLKNCTLTVYQGETFGLLGPNGAGKTTLLKTLLGIVRPTSGRAWLLGSPIGNISVKQRVGYLPENAYFYDSLTGWEFLQFAAQLFEIPPDIRQQRIPLLLDLVGLSKLDARKKQMRQYSKGMLQRVGMAQALINDPELVFLDEPMSGLDPMGRYQMREIILSLKAQGKTIFFNSHILSDVEKICDRVAILAQGELICSGSLNELLGTSELYHVKGKGGNLDILKRWVKNVAFEADSWYGQLQGNPQEFLATVRLMDAKLITMNLERYTLEAFFMQQLQQRGITTPH from the coding sequence ATGGATTCTACTGCCGACTTGCCAGCCCCACAAATTGTTGTAGACAAAATACCCGTTGTTCAGACTTCTGAACTGAGAAAAGTCTATCGCACAGGGTTCTGGTTCAATCAAAAAATTGAATCCCTAAAAAACTGTACCCTGACGGTTTATCAGGGAGAAACCTTTGGTTTGCTTGGCCCCAATGGCGCAGGCAAGACAACCTTATTGAAGACATTGTTGGGGATTGTACGTCCAACATCAGGACGTGCCTGGTTACTCGGAAGCCCCATCGGCAATATATCGGTCAAGCAGCGAGTTGGATATTTGCCAGAAAATGCCTACTTCTACGACTCTCTGACAGGCTGGGAGTTTTTGCAGTTTGCGGCACAGCTATTTGAAATTCCACCCGATATTCGACAGCAGCGGATTCCTCTACTGTTGGATTTAGTGGGATTGTCTAAGTTAGATGCCCGGAAAAAGCAGATGCGGCAGTATTCTAAAGGAATGCTCCAGCGAGTTGGGATGGCGCAAGCTCTGATTAATGACCCAGAACTGGTGTTTCTCGATGAACCGATGTCTGGACTTGACCCCATGGGACGTTACCAGATGCGGGAGATTATTCTCTCACTCAAAGCCCAAGGTAAGACGATTTTCTTTAATAGTCATATTCTGTCGGATGTGGAGAAAATTTGCGATCGCGTTGCTATTTTGGCTCAGGGAGAATTAATTTGTAGTGGTTCCCTCAATGAGCTACTAGGCACTAGTGAACTTTATCACGTCAAAGGCAAAGGCGGTAATTTAGATATCCTGAAACGCTGGGTTAAGAATGTAGCCTTTGAGGCGGATTCCTGGTACGGTCAATTGCAAGGTAATCCTCAAGAATTCCTCGCCACTGTTCGCCTGATGGATGCCAAACTGATTACCATGAACCTCGAACGTTACACCTTAGAAGCGTTTTTTATGCAGCAGTTGCAGCAACGGGGAATAACGACCCCTCATTGA